A window of Rattus norvegicus strain BN/NHsdMcwi chromosome 14, GRCr8, whole genome shotgun sequence contains these coding sequences:
- the N4bp2 gene encoding NEDD4-binding protein 2 isoform X3: protein MKPYVALSQKHKYKVLFREPDTWWKFKPKELARRNIHGVSKEKISRMLEHYQRFVSVPIIMSSSDPEKTERIELCAYACEDRNSSPRDSEAVTSTKEENVSSASPKHLDLTEEKTLEVATQAVLPSSEPPLPPTSLNRGRKELGDGSHSVHGHFIQEDPSTYFPNAEGSVQAPDRSEKEQEVVSAKERSEADAWSPAEGASSNGHCVEGDQEASEFASAATLPRENPSPPEILEERTAGKKKTIGKQKSKSSLEKPKPELSNFVGDWPVDKTISQRTKRNRKTEKGSSVQNDKKCNRPQSHKVLDTRVSVNTDPIQPQGSPHGNDDPSEVPSNYHYDPYKSTEQTSFSTVSDWPSSASLAQREHRSRMPKAGLSEPNVEFGTNDKLGEIPLYPAHEAYWGTSPEELKTLSSNLRSSEVLPSKTAHEHHQTPLSQMVPGQHTLPLPFPSSAATLPGVVGPRALTEFPVGVSGIVSGVDTGTCTQTEPQDFALLWKIEKNKISVSDSVRVLTGRVDGFKPKDFTLNRKLNVQETIPYRVMHDKSTFVEESELTNADESENLNILCKLFGSFSLEALKDLYERCNKDIIWATSLLLDSETKLCEDAEVVNPPESYSESQVGPFSMGLDLKEIISHRGTSEGSNSCVSEFSPGIGIRNTSAQSDGDPEKGNSEQEGIRAINPENPESVARIFPNATVNVKSSNGMAPDLSGAYTFKQPLSLTPRSYVPKDVSEIEKSLVTETRDNIHSFLNLSDIINSATSTSNPELNEDVYLTGSLEVKKNENLPKDYVKFANMEEFINEDKQEMEKSLMPGTGWSAGVSEESKPEVSTPAPVAAKSLTIDCLELTLPPELAFQLNELFGPVGVDSGSLTVEDCVVHIDLNLAKVIHEKWRESVMERQRQEEVSLGKRMQDPSLAGHTVLDNSEQKSSQKTGKRLLKTLAAPETLDHWNTQTKKVSLREIMSEEIALQEKHDLKRETLMFEKDCATKLKEKQLFKIFPAINQNFLADIFKDHNYSLENTVQFLNCVLEGDPVKTVIAQECAHQNESNTSHSAQKSKEKKAKKPKEADDTAGDPSFQDFEYPEYDDYRAEAFLHQQKRMECYSKAKEAYRMGKKNVATFYAQQGSLHEQKMREANHLAAVEIFEKVNASLLPQNVLDLHGLHVDEAIEHLTAVLQQKTEEFKQSGGKPYLSVITGRGNHSQGGVARIKPAVIKYLTSHSFRFSEIKPGCLKVMLK from the exons acgcAATATTCATGGAGTAAGCAAAGAGAAAATATCAAGAATGCTGGAGCACTATCAGCGTTTTGTTTCTGTGCCAATAATTATGAGTTCTTCAGATCCAGAGAAAACCGAGCGGATTGAGTTGTGTGCATATGCTTGTGAGGACAGAAATTCTAG CCCAAGAGACAGTGAAGCTGTTACCtctacaaaagaagaaaatgtctcaTCTGCATCTCCAAAGCACTTGGACTTAACGGAAGAGAAAACACTTGAAGTAGCCACACAAGCAGTGTTACCTTCGAGTGAACCCCCGTTACCTCCTACCAGTTtaaacagaggaagaaaggagctGGGTGACGGGAGTCACAGTGTTCATGGCCACTTCATTCAGGAAGACCCAAGCACCTATTTCCCTAATGCTGAAGGCAGCGTTCAAGCCCCAGATAGAAGTGAGAAAGAACAAGAGGTGGTGTCTGCAAAGGAGCGTTCTGAAGCCGATGCATGGAGTCCTGCAGAGGGCGCATCCTCAAATGGTCACTGTGTTGAAGGTGATCAAGAAGCCAGTGAGTTTGCAAGTGCAGCTACCCTTCCAAGGGAAAACCCTTCACCTCCTGAAATACTGGAAGAAAGAacagcaggaaagaaaaagaccattgggaaacaaaaaagcaaatcCTCTTTGGAGAAACCCAAACCTGAGCTATCCAATTTTGTTGGTGACTGGCCAGTCGATAAGACAATTAGCCAGAGAACCAAAAGGAACCGGAAAACTGAAAAAGGATCATCTGTACAAAATGACAAAAAATGTAATCGCCCACAGTCCCACAAAGTATTAGATACTCGGGTCTCTGTGAATACAGATCCTATCCAGCCCCAAGGATCTCCACACGGAAATGATGATCCTTCAGAAGTACCCAGTAACTATCACTATGATCCTTACAAAAGTACTGAGCAAACCTCATTCAGCACTGTGAGCGACTGGCCCTCATCTGCTTCGTTAGCTCAGAGAGAGCACAGATCGAGAATGCCAAAAGCTGGCTTAAGTGAACCCAACGTAGAATTTGGAACCAATGACAAGTTGGGTGAAATACCCTTATATCCAGCACATGAGGCCTACTGGGGGACTAGCCCTGAAGAACTGAAGACCCTGAGTTCCAACCTTCGAAGTTCTGAAGTGCTGCCCAGTAAGACAGCTCATGAGCATCATCAGACTCCACTGAGTCAAATGGTTCCTGGCCAGCACACACtgccccttccctttcccagcaGTGCCGCAACTCTTCCTGGAGTGGTGGGGCCCCGAGCTCTAACAGAATTCCCCGTGGGGGTGTCTGGAATTGTCTCTGGAGTAGATACAGGCACTTGTACCCAGACTGAGCCCCAAGATTTTGCTCTCTtgtggaaaatagaaaaaaataaaatcagtgttTCAGATTCTGTCAGAGTGTTGACAGGAAGAGTAGATGGGTTTAAGCCAAAAGACTTCACTCTTAATAGAAAATTGAATGTTCAGGAAACTATTCCTTATAGAGTAATGCATGATAAAAGTACATTCGTTGAAGAAAGTGAGCTTACCAATGCTGATGAATCTGAAAATCTTAACATCCTTTGCAAGCTGTTCGGGTCCTTTTCCTTAGAAGCCCTGAAAGATTTATATGAGAGATGTAATAAAGATATTATTTGGGCCACAAGCCTCTTGCTGGATTCCGAGACTAAATTGTGTGAGGACGCTGAGGTTGTGAATCCCCCCGAATCATACAGTGAGTCACAAGTTGGACCATTTTCAATGGGGTTGGATTTGAAGGAAATTATTAGCCACAGAGGAACTTCAGAAGGTTCCAATTCTTGTGTATCAGAATTTAGTCCTGGAATTGGTATCAGGAACACCAGTGCACAGTCTGACGGTGACCCAGAAAAGGGGAACTCCGAGCAGGAAGGGATAAGAGCTATAAACCCTGAAAACCCTGAATCAGTAGCCAGAATATTCCCTAATGCCACTGTAAATGTAAAGAGTAGTAATGGGATGGCGCCTGACTTGTCAGGTGCGTACACCTTTAAGCAGCCCCTTTCACTTACTCCACGGTCTTATGTCCCTAAGGATGTTAGTGAAATAGAAAAAAGTCTAGTGACAGAGACTAGAGACAATATTCATTCTTTTCTAAATTTATCTGATATTATTAACTCGGCAACGAGTACTTCAAATCCCGAATTAAATGAAGATGTTTATCTTACTGGCTCTTTggaagtaaagaaaaatgaaaatcttcCTAAGGATTATGTGAAATTTGCAAACATGGAAGAATTTATTAATGAAGATAaacaggaaatggagaaaagtctAATGCCAGGAACTGGGTGGTCAGCAGGAGTTAGTGAAGAGAGTAAACCTGAGGTATCAACTCCTGCACCAGTGGCAGCCAAGTCTCTGACCATAGACTGTCTGGAGCTGACCTTACCCCCTGAGCTGGCCTTCCAGCTTAACGAGCTGTTTGGCCCTGTTGGTGTTGACTCAG GGTCTCTAACAGTTGAGGATTGTGTGGTTCACATAGACCTGAATCTGGCTAAAGTGATTCATGAGAAGTGGAGAGAATCTGTAATG GAgcgacagagacaggaggaggttTCTCTCGGAAAGCGCATGCAGG ATCCTTCCCTGGCTGGACATACTGTTCTTGATAATTCTGAACAAAAATCATCCCAGAAAACAGGCAAAAGGTTATTGAAGACTTTAGCAGCACCTGAGACCCTGGATCACTGGAACACTCAAACGAAGAAAGTCTCACTCCGGGAAATAATGTCAGAGGAGATTGCCTTACAGGAGAAACATGACTTG aAAAGGGAGACACTTATGTTTGAAAAAGACTGTGCCACAAAACTAAAGGAGAAGCAgctctttaaaatatttccagctattaatcaaaatttcctggcgGACATTTTCAAAGATCACAA CTATTCACTGGAAAACACCGTGCAGTTTCTAAACTGTGTCCTTGAAGGAGACCCTGTGAAGACAGTTATAGCTCAAGAGTGTGCCCACCAAAATGAGAGTAACACTTCTCATTCTGCTCAGAAGTCAAAAGAGAAGAAG gcaaagaaaccaaaagaggcTGATGACACCGCAGGTGACCCATCTTTCCAGGATTTTGAGTACCCTGAGTATGATGACTATAGGGCAGAAGCTTTCTTGCACCAGCAGAAGAGGATGGAGTGCTACAGCAAGGCCAAGGAAGCCTATCGCATGGGCAAAAAGAATGTGGCCACCTTTTATGCTCAGCAG GGTAGTCTTCATGAGCAGAAGATGAGAGAAGCTAATCACCTCGCTGCTGTGGAgatctttgagaaagtcaatGCCTCCCTGCTACCACAGAACGTCTTAGACCTCCACGGGCTGCATGTGGATGAAGCTATAGAACACTTGACAGCAGTTCTACAGCAGAAAACGGAAG AATTTAAGCAGAGTGGCGGTAAGCCCTATCTTTCAGTGATTACTGGGAGAGGAAACCACAGCCAGGGAGGAGTTGCTCGAATCAAACCAGCTGTCATTAAATACCTCACAAGCCACAGCTTCAG GTTCTCTGAAATTAAACCAGGGTGCTTGAAAGTCATGCTGAAGTGA